The genomic interval TTGCAAtcgtatttataaataattgcgTGTTTGCGGTATCCGGccaattaataaacaaataattctcCGACATCGTCAATAAccattaagttttattttgatgtGTGGTGACCCATTCTGGTATCATTAAAATGCtgattatacatttatattcttAATGACCAAAAGTAAATCATACATTGAGCTTCTAAATTTTGTATAGTTGCTcgttatttcaaatttaaactgAGATGCGACTTTTAGTTGAAACTTGCTATGTCGAACTCCTTTATCTCGAAGTATTACCCGAGGCCCGGCGACTTTGACATAGCAAATGTTGAGTGTGAATGACATTCTTCGTAATCTTTTAAAGCTacaataattttgttataacatATAAGTATAGGTATTGTTAACAAACTGCTTATCAAATTTCATGGAGaaaatgttactaaaaattagaaaatataatCAATCAAAGTTGTGTAttcacaatttattgttttaatacagtcaaaactcgctatatCGAAGTCATTTGGACttcgggaaatacttcgagataacgatgATTTCTATATAACCGTATTACCAAAGAAATCGTAAAACTAAACCcaatacatttaaagaaaaatcgacataaccagaacatcgagaaaATAGCGTTCGTCATAGCAACTTTCGACTGTATGTTCATAATAGACTGGAAGACAGGAAATAACGTAACATCTGCTGAAATAGCAGTAATCGAATGCACTCCGGTGTTAAGCCAGGGCCATGAACAGGGGCTTATCAGCAAGGGACTAACACACCGAATAAGTTTACCTCAAGCGTTACGTGAACTTTGTTGATACAGAAATCTCATGTTATAGGACCATGGGGAATAAGCTGTTGTACCTGCTGCTGGTGACTGTTATGTGCCTTACGCGAGGAGTTGTTGGTGGGAATGATGATGGTCGTGTGGGATTGCGCCATAATATAACTTTTGAAAGAAACGAACATGGTACTAGCGCAGGGCTGAACCTTGATAGGTAAGTAGGAAAACGtctgatattaaaaaaaacgtaGACGCCTGCATGAAGTACGCGGTACGCTAGAGTCTAATAACTGTACGGTATGCCGCATGCATGTTTTTTTGCACTCGTTTATGTCTCATGGATACAATTTACTTCCATCACATTATGTCTACAATTCCAATGGAAACATAAAGATCAGCTTGTGATACATGGCTTCAAGAAAAAGAATAGAATACCCCAAAATCACAACGTTCGCAAGCAATGCAGACTTTCACACTTTAAGACATTAGATTGCAATAATTCCTTGCGATGTACTGTCGAAATGCTATGTTTTCGGTATTCAATCTTGCGTTCGTTAAGATTATGTGTATGAAGGGGTATCTATCAAGGGAATCTAATGGTAGAGTCTTTTTTGCGTCTTTGTTGAACCCTGCTGTGTTATACTGTTGATAAAATTggttcattttacaaataaagttTCCGTTCTTTTAGAAGGTGGCTCAGCGGCTACAGAGCAAGCGTTGGAGGCACAGCACATACTAGCGGGTACTGGGAAAGGAGATTAGGAATAGGTAGGGATACGCCTAACGGACTGAGCTGGAATGTGGGCAGCACCACGAATAGCAGGGGCTATTCCAGGTACGAGGGCGACCTGAGTAGGACGTATGACAATGGGCGGTACGGCATCCACGGACATGTGGACTCTTATGGCGGTGTTGGTATCCGTGGATCGTGGTCACATAGGTGGCGACGATCTGTCAAGGCAAGTCTTGGGCCGTTTATATAAAGAATGTTATTCGTAACTTCCAAAGTCCAAAGCACCACTGactacataattattattatttttacttgtGTTCACTTTTAATACTGACTAAAGTTCAATTCACtcagatatattgcaaaacaatacTATTATGACACTGAGATCAATCACATTTACGATAAAATCAacttatatttgtattgaaacgTATAACAAAGattatgttaaacataaaacatgccACAGATGTTCACTGCATTACGCGATTAATATGGTCTTAATTTGATGAGAATAtcttaaacaatttgtttatagACAAATTAAATTTCctagtttatttttaataacttgaactcgttaaaatacatgtatcattgaAACCAGAGTACTTTTATATCCATGGGACCTGTGTTGTTTATTACTTATTTTCGATACATCAAAGTTCCTCAGCTCTTTGATTTCATGTAACATGTCCAATGCATGTTGTTATATTCACTTGGttgatatacataaattatttctttcaaaatatatagGCTCAAAGGTTCAACGTGACGCTTATGGCTGATCCCTGTGATTTCGACTTCTACGACCACGACAAAGATGGCGGAATATCTAAGAAAGAGATGGCGACCATATTCGGAGACGAGGCGGGCGCTGAAAGGCTATTTGATGCTTTGGACAGAGAATCGGGTAAGGTATTAAACTAGGGCATATGGTAAAATGACACATGCAATAAATAGGgtattgataatgatgatgatgatgatgatgatgatgatgatgatgatgatgatgatgatgatgatgatgatttatatataatgtttaatgtaacaTACAGTccaaccccgttggctcgaactcgatTGATTCGACTTTCTCGTTGGTtacgcttggctcgatttcctagTTTGCTCGATCCGGATGTAAAGAATCGATTTTTTTtctactgaatgtaagcattctcgcttggctcgaattttcgaggctcgaggtattttcgccgttCCCTGGGAATTCGAGCCATCGGGATCGATTGTATTAACATCTATGTGTCAAATGCCTTATTGAACGACCTTTGGGTATACTAATGAATCTATAATATTTTGAGATGCTAAACACTTTGGAAGTATGTTTCATAAGGTACCAACTTCTCTTTCAGTTGATGGGGTGATCGTTAGGGAGGAATTCGCGTTTGCTCCGAAGGTCATCAACAACTGCTTCCAGGACAGTGAAGAAGAGTAGCACGCAACGActtactctcacagattgacagttttcacttttattttatgtgttgTCTCGGAATCAGATGATTTTgtcaatacacatgtacattcaaATTAGTCATATAAGGTATCTCACTAATGAACATtcctcaattgtttggaaaactgccaaaacattctgatcttttgtcagccaagtcttatatcactgatatCCAGACAGTaacgcaaaaatggctcattctcagacaaaagataaaaaaagatatcgaaacggtcaatctgtgagagtgcagctttaaaaaccgTAGTCAACGTGTTCCTAAAATACAGCCAATTATAGCTTCACAAGTATATGCTAGTGTATAAGAATGACACATTCCGTATTAACACATTTTACAGAATtagtgtatatataaaaaaacatatgtcaatgatttgtttcaaaattaaattagatgaaataaatgaaatcctTACATAAACGCtggattttatgtttaaaaaaagtgaacatgcagttttgttttacttttattttgttttatgaaattcaattttTAGCATGACCAAatgttattgaataattttctgaataaaaatgaaGCTATTTTCTTGTTGTTAATCGTTGTATCCTTAATTCTCGGGTTAAGTAATAATTGGCTATGCCCTATCAGATATGGCTTCAGTAATCGTGAACCATTATGTGAACCATATTGTGGATAGGAATGCTTGAAGGATACTAAAACAtgacgtcgcacgcgctttttggtgaaacgTACAAAATGCGCTTTTATAGTatgatttttcacaaaaaatgcaatttaacgtatgcaagaaaacatatcaatcatgtgtttctgtTCTGGGTAGAAAATTgggaccctcgggcacgctgcgtatcCGGTAACGCAGGTGCCCTCAGGTCGGATTTTCCTACCCGGagcggaaacacatgattgatattatTAATCTGGGGTCGGAGAAAACTTGGGCTTGCATTATCGTGACAATGACTTTCTTAATTAGTTAAACCTTAAAATTTGGGCAATGCTCTGTCTTGGCCCCCCTACTGTAAATATTAGATGTATATTTCCATGTTGAATGTACAATGTCGAGATTGAACATATAACATATGGCACAGCAAAGGTGATATCATTTTTACGAATGTTTTGTACACGCAGCGatataaaacgttttaaatacTACATTTAAGTGTTCTTTAAGACTTCCTGAACATTTTTCCTTTTGGGTTAGAAGACTTTTATGCACAGACGCTTAACTTATATAAGTTCGCGTCAAAAACATAAGGAAACTCTTCAAACAGTTAAACCACTTAATAAGAAAACACCAATTTTATGTTTGCAGTGAACAGACCATTTAAAACACGCAGGAAATTCTTAACAAAAACAGAAGGATCGTAATTGCCTTAACACTCGACTTCAATcatctcatttaaaataaactttacgAAAGTGAAGAACTAAAATATTTGCAACAGAAAACACATTCTCGGCTAAACTCTCAACATTTGACTTTGTTTGCGATAACTGAAAGGTATGTTTTGTTCATGTTCAAAGTTTAATCTATTTAGAACAAATTGAcatgtttgattaaattaattGCGACAAATCTGAATAATTTAGCTTAGATTGATATACTTGCTTAGATTATCCGAGAGAAATATCGtgcaaataaatctttatttatttttcgcatCTATTAGCCAAAGTTAGACCTGAAAAATTTATTTTACCtgcaaagaaaatgtttttgcctttaaaagtatatatttcagtATTGATAAATGACTTTAAGTTAAACTAGGATAAAGATATTTACATCTCCGGAATGATTGAAGTTATGGAACTGATAGTTTGCACATGTTCAAAAAAGCAATAATTTGAAATCACTTTTGCATTTCGGTAGATATacgtatatttaaaaaaaagttttaaacgtAACTATAGTGATGCTATATCGATTTGGTCGCATGATTGTCTGTATTTTGTCAGGGGAGTTAAGAACTTGATTCTATAATATACGGGGAAAAATCTTTGGCTATTGTAGAAATTGATTGATTTGGTAAATTAGtaaagctgtgtgaagttagctaaacatatgtcattggacattggacattcaaaaatgaaagtcgtgctggcacaaaattggacattggacattcaaaaattaatttcgtgccagcacaacattggacattgggcattcaaaaatgaatgtagTGCCagcagtgcaattagcaggaggtgcacagcaggggattgtaaAGCCTTTAAAATAGTCACTATCAAGCactcattattattatgtcgCGTCTTAGAACAAAGGCGTCAACAATAATCCACAAGTGCTTGCGGATTATTCTACTGGATAGAacgatgataaaaacaagacagtacgataggaaaaacacgacataacgatgatgaaaacacgacagtacaatAGGAAAAAcacgacataacgatgatgaaaacacgacagtacgatggtaaaaacacgacataacgatgatgaaacacgacagtacgataggaaaaacacgacataacgatgatgaaaacacgacagtacgatgaaaaaacacgacataacgatgatgaaaacacgacagtacgatagaaaaaacacgacataacgatgatgaaaacacgacagtacgataggAAATAcacgacataacgatgatgaaaacacgatagtacgataggaaaaacacgacataacgatgatgaaaacacgacagtacgatgaagAAAACACGGCAGTACGATGAAGAAAAcacgacataacgatgatgaaaacacgacagtacgatgaaaaaacaacgacataacgatgatgaaaacacgacagtacgatgaaaaaacaacgacataacgatgatgaaaacacgacagtacgatgatgaaaacacgacagtaagatgaaaaaacaacgacataacgataatgaaaacacgacagtacgatgaaaaaacaacgacataacgatgatgaaaacacgacagtacgatggtaaaaacTCGATttaacgatgatgaaaacacgacagtacgatgatgaaaacacgacagtaagATGAAAAAACAACGACATAACGATgttgaaaacacgacagtacgatgaaaaaacaacgacatatcgatgatgaaaacacgacagtacgatgaaaaaacaacgacatatcgatgatgaaaacacgacagtacgatgaaaaaacaacgacatatcgatgatgaaaacacgatagtacgatggtaaaaacacgacataacgatgatgaaaacacgacagtacgatgaggAAAACGCAAAATCACGTTGAAAcgatggtaaaaacacgacactacgatggtgaaacacGACGATACGATGGTGAAACACGATAGTATATCGTATTATCATCACTATACTATCACATTATCGCGTGTTCGTTATCGTACAGTCtgattttcatcatcgtactcattattattatgtcgCGTCTTAGAACAAAGGCTTCAACAATAATCCACAAGTGCTTGTGGATTATTCTACTGGatagaacgatgatgaaaacacgacagtactaTGAAAAACCCGATAGTACGATAGgaaaaacacgacagtacgatgatgaaaacttGACAGTACTATgaaaaacacgacagtacgataggAAAAACACGACataacaatgatgaaaacacgacagtacgataggaaaaacacgacataacgatgatgaaaacacgacagaaCGATAGGAAAAAcacgacataacgatgatgaaaacacgacagtacgataggaaaaacatgacataacgatgatgaaaacacgacagtacgatgaagaaaacacgacagtacgataggaaaaacacgacataacgatgatgaaaacacgacagtacgatggtaaaaacacgacataacgatgatgaaaacacgacagtacgatggtaaaaacacgacataacgatgatgaaaacacgacagtacgatgaaaaaacaacgacatatcgatgatgaaaacacgacagtacgatgatgaaaacactacagtacgatgatgaaaacacgacagtaagatgaaaaaacaacgacataacgatgatgaaaacacgacagtacgatggtaaaaacacgacataacgatgatgaaaacacgacagtacgatggtgaaaaaacgacagtacgatgatgaaaacacgacagtacgatgaaaaaacaacgacatatcgatgatgaaaacacgacagtacgatgaaaaaacaacgacataacgatgatgaaaacacgacagtacgatggtaaaaacacgacataacgatgatgaaaacacgacagtacgatggtaaaaactcgacataacgatgatgaaaacacgacagtacgatgatgaaaacacgacagtaagATGAAAAAACAACGACATAACGATgttgaaaacacgacagtacgatgaaaaaacaacgacatatcgatgatgaaaacacgacagttcgatgaaaaaacaacgacatatcgatgatgaaaacacgacagtacgatgaaaaaacaacgacatatcgatgatgaaaacacgatagtacgatggtaaaaacacgacataacgatgataaaaacacgacataacgttgatgaaaacacgacagtacgatggtaaaaacacgacataacgatgatgaaaacacgacagtacgatggtaaaacacgacataacgatgatgaaaacacgacagtacgatggtaaaaacacgacataacgatgatgaaaacacgacagtacgatggtaaaaacacgacataacgatgatgaaaacacgacagtacgatggtaaaaacacgacataacgatgatgaaaacacgacagtacgatggtaaaaacacgacataacgatgatgaaaacacgacagtacgataggaaaaacacgacataacgatgatgaaaacacgacagtacgataggaaaaacacgacataacgatgatgaaaacacgacagaaCGATAGGAAAAAcacgacataacgatgatgaaaacacgacagtacgataggaaaaacacgacataacgatgatgaaaacacgacagtacgatgaagaaaacacgacagtacgataggaaaaacacgacataacgatgatgaaaacacgacagtacgatggtaaaaacacgacataacgatgatgaaaacacgacagtacgatggtaaaaacacgacataacgatgatgaaaacacgacagtacgatgaaaaaacaacgacatatcgatgatgaaaacacgacagtacgatgatgaaaacactacagtacgatgatgaaaacacgacagtaagatgaaaaaacaacgatataacgatgatgaaaacacgacagtacgatggtaaaaacacgacataacgatgatgaaaacacgacagtacgatggtgaaaaaacgacagtacgatgatgaaaacacgacagtacgatgaaaaaacaacgacatatcgatgatgaaaacacgacagtacgatgaaaaaacaacgacataacgatgatgaaaacacgacagtacgatggtaaaaacacgacataacgatgatgaaaacacgacagtacgatggtaaaaactcgacataacgatgatgaaaacacgacagtacgatgatgaaaacacgacagtacgatgaaaaaacaacgacagtacgatggtaaaaacacgacataacgatgatgaaaacacgacagtacgatggtaaaaacacgacataacgatgatgaaaacacgacagtacgataggaaaaacacgacataacgatgatgaaaacacgacagtacgatggtaaaaacacgacataacgatgatgaaaacacgacagtacgatggtaaaaacacgatataacgatgatgaaaacacgacagtacgatggtaaaacacgacataacgatgatgaaaacacgacagtacgatggtaaaaacacgATATAACGATGGTAAAAACACGatataacgatgatgaaaacactacagtacgatggtaaaaacacgacataacgatgatgaaaacacgacgaTACGATGGTAAAATcacgacataacgatgatgaaaacacgacagtacgatggtaaaaacacgatataacgatgatgaaaacacgacagtacgatggtaaaaacacgacataacgatgatgaaaacacgacagtacgatggtaaaagcacgacataacgatgatgaaaacacgacagtacgatggtaaaaacacgacataacgatgatgaaaacacgacagtacgatggtaaaaacacgatataacgatgatgaaaacacgacagtacgatggtaaaaacacgatataacgatgatgaaaacacgacagtacgatggtaaaatcacgacataacgatgatgaaaacacgacagtacgatggtaaaaCACGatataacgatgatgaaaacacgacagtacgatgataaaaacacgacataacgatgatgaaaacacgacagtacgatggtaaaagcacgacataacgatgatgaaaacacgacagtacgatggtgaaaacacgacataacgatgatgaaaacacgacataacgatgatgaaaacacgacagcacgatgaaaaaacaacgacatatcgatgatgaaaacacgacggTACGATGAAAAAACAACGACATATCGATGAttaaaacacgacagtacgatgaaaaaacaacgacatatcgatgatgaaaacacgacagtacgatggtaaaaacacgacataacgatgatgaaaacacgacagtacgatggtaaaaacacgacataacgatgatgaaaacacgacagtacgataggaaaaacacgacataacgatgatgaaaacacgacagtacgatggtaaaaacacgacataacgatgatgaaaacacgacagtacgataggaaaaacacgacataacgatgatgaaaacacgacagtacgatggtaaaagcacgacataacgatgatgaaaacacaacagtacgatggtaaaaacacgacataacgatgatgaaaacacgacagtacgatggtaaa from Mya arenaria isolate MELC-2E11 chromosome 7, ASM2691426v1 carries:
- the LOC128241672 gene encoding uncharacterized protein LOC128241672 isoform X2, whose product is MGNKLLYLLLVTVMCLTRGVVGGNDDGRVGLRHNITFERNEHGTSAGLNLDRWLSGYRASVGGTAHTSGYWERRLGIGRDTPNGLSWNVGSTTNSRGYSRYEGDLSRTYDNGRYGIHGHVDSYGGVGIRGSWSHRWRRSVKAQRFNVTLMADPCDFDFYDHDKDGGISKKEMATIFGDEAGAERLFDALDRESVDGVIVREEFAFAPKVINNCFQDSEEE
- the LOC128241672 gene encoding uncharacterized protein LOC128241672 isoform X1, with the translated sequence MGNKLLYLLLVTVMCLTRGVVGGNDDGRVGLRHNITFERNEHGTSAGLNLDRRWLSGYRASVGGTAHTSGYWERRLGIGRDTPNGLSWNVGSTTNSRGYSRYEGDLSRTYDNGRYGIHGHVDSYGGVGIRGSWSHRWRRSVKAQRFNVTLMADPCDFDFYDHDKDGGISKKEMATIFGDEAGAERLFDALDRESVDGVIVREEFAFAPKVINNCFQDSEEE